A window from Drosophila kikkawai strain 14028-0561.14 chromosome 2L, DkikHiC1v2, whole genome shotgun sequence encodes these proteins:
- the LOC121502497 gene encoding serine/arginine repetitive matrix protein 1-like codes for MKYVPLFGITAKEPRSDQRRPTTEPRSDQRREPRSNHEEPSPAHHSEPRSEQRSTSTESHSNHEEPSTAHHAESHSDQRRTTTESHSTPAEKPQTTAQGEPRSTHRGQPREPCSELDDQPSTSPRALFRGTTSPATENQPPCWRQALPVADATAAQRNPFRTSTKRVRFQDHVEETPEPSPPLCGTVNSVSHPTKDQVSFQTKEPETQDFPEPWVKEFLDQELAKFDTLSGVSHIAEHRVFMRTDQPLKQRQPPSARLPQGTTSHALHRFRPHRGQPDDGRTRPSADSRPGATGHCMEVRCGRRAPTGAPRRRPSQPLPSDSLADPFRPRALPVEDITIDADDMASQHTSPSGPRPLPLEVAHHRGDDEEGCPGTSAPLGHNDSIQKSPTVATVAGSSPLQGRAPATTSRSRSPPPSYEEIFGPGPYAGPHITARCAAVTPSRDPRPGLPTIAELAAEEARRRAEDVSEELGNPPVAQPPTNGPPSPTPRRRARRRSAPRADSPPSSSDESSSDADEGALNPPRWAPAPVEWTTPNGTLPAALLRRIHGRLAVPRRRTIRILEEEANQRFRVQINRSGKVIVTLHPSRR; via the exons ATGAAATATGTCCCACTCTTTGGCATCACCGCCAAAG agccacgctctgaccagcgaagaccaacgacagagccacgctctgaccagcgaagggagccacgctccaaccACGAAGAGCCATCCCCGGCACATcactcagagccacgctctgaacAGCGAAGTACATCgacggagtcacactccaacCACGAAGAGCCATCAACGGCACACCACGCAGAGTCACACTCTGATCAGCGAAGGACGACaacggagtcacactccacccCTGCCGAAAAGCCACAGACGACAGCCCAAGGAGAGCCACGCTCTACCCATCGAGGGCAGCCAAGGGAGCCATGCTCCGAACTCGACGACCAGCCAAGTACCTCACCTCGAGCACTGTTTCGAGGCACAACATCACCAGCAACGGAGAACCAGCCGCCCTGTTGGAGACAGGCTTTGCCCGTGGCAGATGCCACAGCCGCGCAACGGAATCCCTTCCGTACCTCCACAAAACGTGTCCGCTTCCAGGATCacgtcgaggaaacgccggAGCCAAGCCCGCCCCTATGCGGAACCGTCAATTCGGTGAGTCATCCCACAAAAGATCAGGTCTCTTTCCAGACAAAGGAACCCGAGACGCAGGACTTCCCCGAGCCTTGGGTGAAGGAGTTTCTGGACCAGGAACTGGCCAAATTTGATACTCTTTCAGGGGTATCACACATCGCAGAGCATCGCGTCTTCATGCGCACCGATCAACCCCTTAAACAGCGACAACCGCCTTCAGCCCGCCTACCACAAGGCACGACGAGCCACGCGCTCCACAGATTCCGCCCCCACCGAGGCCAACCAGACGATGGACGGACAAGGCCATCCGCCGACTCCCGCCCCGGCGCCACAGGACACTGCATGGAGGTACGGTGCGGTCGACGAGCTCCTACAGGCGCTCCACGGCGCCGGCCAAGCCAGCCGCTTCCCAGCGACAGCCTCGCCGACCCCTTCCGGCCACGGGCTCTACCCGTCGAGGACATCACCATCGACGCCGACGACATGGCGTCCCAGCATACCAGCCCCAGCGGGCCACGACCACTCCCTCTGGAAGTCGCCCACCACCGCGGCGATGACGAGGAGGGG TGCCCAGGCACATCGGCCCCATTGGGCCACAACGACTCCATCCAGAAGTCGCCCACCGTGGCGACCGTGGCTGGATCTTCGCCGCTACAAGGCCGGGCCCCAGCCACCACCAGTCGCAGCCGATCTCCTCCGCCCTCGTACGAGGAGATATTTGGCCCAGGTCCCTACGCCGGTCCTCACATCACCGCCCGATGCGCCGCGGTGACCCCCAGCCGCGATCCTCGACCCGGCCTGCCCACCATTGCGGAGCTGGCCGCAGAAGAGGCGCGCCGAAGAGCGGAGGACGTCAGCGAGGAACTCGGCAACCCACCGGTTGCCCAACCGCCAACGAATGGCCCACCATCACCGACCCCGCGCCGCCGAGCACGGCGCCGGAGCGCACCACGGGCAGACAGCCCGCCCAGCTCATCCGACGAGTCATCATCGGACGCCGACGAGGGAGCCCTCAACCCTCCCCGCTGGGCACCGGCCCCAGTAGAGTGGACCACACCCAACGGCACATTGCCGGCCGCCCTGCTTCGCCGGATACACGGGCGCCTGGCAGTACCGAGGCGACGGACGATCCGGatcctggaggaggaggcgaaCCAACGCTTCCGCGTCCAGATAAACCGAAGTGGGAAGGTAATCGTCACTCTCCATCCCTCCCGAAGATAG
- the LOC121502441 gene encoding uncharacterized protein: MRSVIQQRGFCKSQITRAHNNALKFVDDIQSVDTIVVRLSQIQDNYLRFVRHSEELYAFQSESDWENPDDDFDAYEEKHYATHAILSNTLEELRRDQTSNNILATVQPADAPQRSHVDFQFERIKLPTFAGNYEDWKHFSDMFTDSIASNSSLTDCQRFHYLKSYLSGDALNLVKHIPVTNENYREAWDRLEQRYNKQSLIIRSFLNSFMTLPSATSTNLSTVRKLADGADEVIRGLRALDCEERDPWLIFILLSKLDTDTCQAWAQCADSEGKGVTINQFLKFLTSRCDTLEAFHLVRPTQARRAATTHHADTHPRREEPKCTSCQQTHQLFKCPQFNGLDIAARREFLKTKKLCFNCLSPSHMAGNCTSRHTCRICRRKHHTLVHPGSAQPTQNGNYLERARMDSRDRPSTSQAASTIGQNQPPGQEIHQSGSLPPAENNFTHHTLENISAAGSQTLLPTILADVVDAWGNTTTCRLLLDTGSTITLASESFVQRIGVRRTHARISVLGLAANSAGVTRGRAHIKLRSRHSDQTVELVSFILNSLTSSLPAQAIDTSSSTWKQICELPLADPTFCTPGSIDVIVGSDQLWSLYTGEQKCFGNDAPIALNTVFGWIIAGSYNACDDHLTSAVTHHADLDTMVRSFMEMDNIHPSQALLDANDPTERHFAATHTRLENGAYVVDYPFKEHAPPVDSTLPQAINRFHSLERKFRRSPDLKQQYEAFLDDYLRRGHMEQLTSAQMDESPETCFYLPHHAVIKLDSLTTKCRVVFDGSGKDSSGVSLNDRLQIGPPIQRDLLGVCLRFRQHPYVFCADIEKMFRGIQVFKPHTNYQRIVWRKNENEPLLHFRLLTVTYGLAPSPFLAVRVLKQLAEDHRHEFPAAAHALLHDAYVDDIPTGCNSFDELMILKNELIQLLDKAQFKLRKWSSNSWRLLKSLPEEDRCYEPIQLLNKSAADSPIKILGIQWNPGKDVMYLNIKECDPTISPTKRELLSQLSRIYDPLGLVAPVTVLLKLIFQESWTSVLQWDDPIPETLRSRWKALVEDLPTLTQCQVPRYIASPFQDVQLHGFADASAQAYGAVVYARVAYGGSFQITLVAAKTRVAPIKPVSIPRLELNAALLLSRLLSIVKASLTIPIFSTSCWTDSEIVLHWLSAPPRNWNTYVCNRTAEILNDFPRSCWNHVRTEDNPADCASRGLHPSKLLEHRLWWKGPSWLATPPSDWPPSTSKFSVSSNLDVNTEERAVKPTTLHNFPDESIYELLIHKFSTWTRLLRVSSYCYRFIHSLRSRHRNPAPFLTSEELQAARCRLIRHVQQNFFAREYAQLENRRPLNAKSHLIRFSPFLDDHGIMRVGGRIDKSTINFNAKHPILIPKDSPLAGLLVRHFHVSHLHTGVDATFTNLRQQYWILGARNLVRKAVFQCKRCFLQRKGTSNQIMGELPIPRVQASRCFQHTGLDYAGPIAIKESTGRTPRIGKAWFSIFVCLTTKAIHIEVVSDLTAKAFIAAFQRFIARRTKPTDLYSDNGTTFHGGKQTLDDMRRLVIEQSKDEELAGFFANEGISWHFIPPSAPHFGGMWEAGVRSIKLHMRRILGSKALTFEELATVLTQIEAILNSRPLCPNGDNSLDPLTPAHFLTGAPYTALSEPCRLDMQINRLERWNQLQAMVQGFWKRWHMEYLTSLHERTKWHLETENLKIDTLVVLKEPNLPPSKWILGRISEVHAGSDDKVRVVTVKTAHGFYKRPITKIAVLPLC, encoded by the coding sequence ATGCGGAGTGTGATTCAACAACGGGGCTTTTGTAAAAGCCAAATCACACGGGCGCATAATAATGCCCTAAAATTTGTGGATGACATTCAATCAGTGGACACAATTGTGGTGCGCCTGTCGCAAATCCAAGACAATTATTTGCGGTTTGTGCGACATTCGGAAGAGCTGTACGCCTTCCAATCGGAGTCGGATTGGGAGAATCCGGACGACGATTTTGATGCCTATGAGGAGAAACATTATGCTACACACGCCATTCTCAGCAACACTCTGGAGGAGTTACGGCGTGATCAGACGTCTAACAATATTTTGGCCACTGTGCAACCAGCAGATGCGCCCCAGAGGAGCCATGTGGATTTCCAGTTCGAGCGAATCAAACTCCCAACCTTTGCCGGGAATTATGAGGACTGGAAACATTTTTCGGATATGTTTACGGACTCGATTGCTTCCAATTCGAGCCTGACGGATTGTCAACGATTTCATTACCTCAAATCGTATCTATCCGGAGACGCCCTCAATTTAGTCAAACATATTCCTGTGACTAATGAGAACTATCGGGAAGCATGGGATCGGCTTGAGCAGCGATATAACAAACAATCGCTAATTATCCGATCATTCCTCAACAGTTTCATGACCCTTCCCAGTGCTACGTCTACTAATCTCAGCACAGTGCGGAAACTGGCCGATGGCGCAGACGAAGTTATTCGTGGTTTGCGAGCCCTTGACTGCGAAGAGAGGGATCCTTGGCTAATCTTCATCCTATTGTCAAAATTAGATACCGATACTTGCCAAGCTTGGGCGCAGTGCGCAGACTCCGAGGGAAAAGGTGTGACCATCAACCAATTCCTTAAATTTCTCACCTCTCGCTGCGATACTTTGGAGGCTTTTCACTTAGTTCGACCAACCCAAGCTCGACGCGCAGCCACAACGCACCACGCAGATACGCATCCTAGACGAGAAGAACCCAAATGCACATCGTGCCAGCAAACTCATCAACTGTTCAAGTGTCCTCAGTTCAACGGACTCGACATCGCAGCTCGCCGGGAGTTTCTCAAGACGAAAAAGCTATGTTTCAATTGCCTCAGCCCAAGTCACATGGCGGGTAACTGTACATCGAGACACACTTGTCGGATTTGTCGCCGCAAGCATCACACCCTGGTTCACCCTGGCTCGGCGCAGCCAACTCAAAACGGTAACTACTTGGAGAGAGCCCGTATGGACAGCCGCGATCGTCCATCAACCTCACAAGCGGCGTCTACAATCGGCCAGAATCAACCGCCTGGTCAAGAGATTCATCAATCAGGGAGTTTACCTCCCGCGGAAAATAACTTCACGCATCATACGCTGGAGAATATTTCAGCTGCAGGCTCGCAGACTCTGTTGCCAACCATCCTTGCAGACGTCGTCGACGCCTGGGGAAATACTACAACCTGCAGGCTGCTCTTGGACACTGGGTCCACAATCACCTTGGCGTCGGAATCATTTGTTCAGCGAATAGGCGTACGTCGAACGCACGCCCGGATTTCTGTACTCGGTCTCGCAGCCAACAGCGCTGGCGTTACCCGAGGACGCGCACATATCAAGCTGCGCTCTCGTCATTCGGACCAAACTGTCGAACTGGTCTCGTTTATTCTCAATTCGCTGACATCATCACTCCCGGCCCAGGCTATTGACACCTCATCTTCTACGTGGAAGCAAATCTGCGAGCTTCCTTTGGCAGATCCCACATTCTGCACGCCAGGATCCATCGATGTCATCGTTGGATCAGATCAACTCTGGTCTCTTTATACTGGAGAACAGAAATGCTTTGGTAACGACGCTCCTATCGCTCTGAATACTGTTTTTGGTTGGATTATTGCAGGCTCTTACAATGCATGCGATGATCACCTGACTTCAGCGGTTACTCATCACGCGGACCTCGACACGATGGTTCGCTCTTTCATGGAGATGGATAATATACATCCTAGCCAGGCTCTTTTGGATGCCAACGATCCAACAGAGCGTCATTTTGCTGCCACCCACACGCGCTTGGAGAACGGGGCTTACGTCGTCGACTACCCCTTCAAGGAGCATGCGCCGCCTGTTGATTCAACTTTACCGCAGGCCATCAATCGCTTCCACTCGCTGGAACGCAAGTTTCGTCGATCTCCAGACTTGAAGCAGCAGTATGAAGCATTTCTGGACGACTACTTGCGACGTGGTCATATGGAACAGCTGACATCGGCTCAAATGGATGAGTCCCCAGAAACCTGCTTCTATCTGCCGCACCACGCTGTCATCAAACTGGACAGTCTGACTACGAAATGTCGCGTAGTTTTCGATGGATCGGGAAAGGACAGCTCTGGAGTGTCTCTCAATGATCGACTTCAAATTGGCCCACCCATTCAACGCGATCTTCTCGGCGTTTGTTTACGTTTCCGGCAGCACCCATATGTTTTCTGCGCGGATATCGAGAAGATGTTCCGAGGAATTCAAGTCTTCAAGCCGCACACCAATTATCAGCGCATTGTTTGGCGCAAGAACGAGAATGAACCACTGCTTCATTTTCGCCTGTTGACGGTCACCTACGGATTGGCGCCGTCACCATTTCTGGCTGTTCGAGTTCTTAAGCAACTAGCTGAGGATCACCGCCACGAGTTCCCCGCAGCAGCCCACGCGCTTCTACACGACGCTTATGTAGATGATATCCCAACAGGGTGCAACTCATTCGACGAGCTCATGATTCTCAAAAACGAGCTGATTCAACTGTTGGATAAGGCGCAATTCAAACTACGGAAATGGAGTTCCAACAGTTGGCGTCTTCTAAAATCATTGCCAGAAGAGGACCGATGTTATGAGCCTATCCAGCTCCTCAACAAATCAGCTGCGGATTCACCAATCAAAATTCTTGGCATCCAATGGAATCCCGGAAAGGACGTCATGTACCTCAATATCAAGGAGTGCGATCCGACCATTTCTCCGACGAAAAGGGAACTCTTGTCGCAGCTATCAAGAATCTATGACCCGCTTGGATTGGTAGCGCCAGTCACAGTTCTACTCAAGCTTATCTTCCAAGAAAGCTGGACAAGTGTTCTGCAATGGGATGACCCGATTCCTGAAACTCTACGCTCGCGCTGGAAGGCCTTGGTGGAGGATTTGCCAACACTTACGCAATGTCAAGTACCACGATACATTGCGTCACCATTCCAAGACGTTCAACTACACGGATTCGCCGACGCATCCGCGCAAGCCTACGGTGCGGTTGTATACGCTCGAGTAGCATATGGAGGCAGTTTTCAAATCACCCTAGTTGCTGCCAAAACCCGTGTAGCCCCGATCAAGCCTGTTTCGATCCCACGTCTGGAACTGAATGCTGCTCTACTTCTTTCTCGATTGCTCTCGATTGTCAAAGCCTCACTAACGATTCCTATTTTCAGCACGAGCTGCTGGACAGATTCAGAAATTGTGCTACACTGGCTTTCAGCTCCCCCACGAAACTGGAACACATACGTCTGCAACCGAACGGCTGAGATCTTGAACGACTTTCCTCGCAGCTGCTGGAATCATGTTCGCACAGAGGACAACCCTGCCGACTGTGCTTCTCGAGGACTTCATCCGTCCAAGCTTCTGGAGCATCGACTGTGGTGGAAGGGTCCATCATGGCTGGCCACACCGCCCTCTGATTGGCCACCGTCTACAAGCAAGTTCAGCGTATCTTCAAATCTCGATGTCAACACCGAAGAGAGAGCTGTCAAGCCCACAACTCTACATAACTTTCCTGATGAAAGTATCTACGAGTTACTCATCCACAAATTCTCAACCTGGACGCGTCTGCTAAGGGTATCTAGCTACTGTTATCGCTTTATTCACTCTCTTCGATCTCGTCATAGGAATCCGGCACCATTCCTTACATCCGAAGAGTTGCAGGCCGCACGATGCCGACTCATCCGACACGTGCAACAAAATTTCTTTGCCAGAGAATATGCGCAGCTAGAGAATCGACGCCCGCTTAATGCTAAATCGCATTTAATTCGGTTCTCCCCATTTCTGGACGATCATGGAATTATGCGAGTCGGTGGAAGAATCGACAAATCGACAATCAACTTCAACGCCAAGCATCCAATCCTAATACCAAAGGATTCACCACTAGCTGGGCTCCTGGTTCGACATTTTCACGTTTCACATCTACACACTGGAGTTGATGCTACGTTCACCAATCTTCGTCAGCAGTACTGGATTCTGGGTGCACGCAATCTGGTCAGAAAGGCAGTTTTCCAATGCAAACGCTGCTTTCTTCAACGCAAAGGCACCAGTAACCAGATCATGGGAGAGCTGCCAATCCCTCGAGTTCAGGCTAGTCGCTGTTTCCAACATACAGGGCTGGATTACGCTGGACCGATCGCCATCAAGGAATCAACAGGACGAACTCCTCGGATCGGAAAGGCAtggttttctatttttgtcTGCCTAACTACAAAGGCAATCCATATCGAGGTCGTCAGTGATCTGACTGCAAAGGCCTTCATCGCCGCCTTTCAACGATTTATTGCCCGACGAACAAAGCCCACCGATCTGTACTCGGACAACGGAACCACATTTCATGGCGGAAAGCAAACTTTGGACGACATGCGACGCCTAGTCATCGAACAATCAAAAGATGAGGAACTGGCTGGATTCTTCGCCAACGAAGGCATTTCTTGGCACTTCATACCCCCATCTGCCCCTCATTTTGGCGGAATGTGGGAAGCCGGCGTTCGTTCCATAAAACTTCATATGCGACGGATACTTGGATCCAAGGCACTCACGTTTGAGGAACTAGCGACTGTTTTGACCCAAATTGAAGCCATCCTCAACTCTCGCCCACTGTGCCCAAATGGGGATAATTCGTTGGACCCGCTGACTCCCGCTCATTTCCTGACTGGAGCTCCTTATACTGCCCTCTCTGAACCCTGCCGTCTGGATATGCAAATCAATCGACTGGAGAGGTGGAATCAGCTGCAAGCTATGGTCCAAGGTTTCTGGAAACGGTGGCATATGGAATACCTGACATCGCTTCACGAAcgcacaaaatggcatctaGAAACTGAGAATCTGAAGATCGACACACTGGTGGTACTCAAGGAGCCTAATCTACCTCCCTCTAAATGGATTCTTGGACGCATCAGCGAGGTGCACGCAGGATCAGATGACAAAGTACGGGTCGTAACAGTAAAGACGGCCCACGGATTCTACAAACGCCCAATTACCAAAATTGCTGTCTTGCCTCTGTGCTGA